From the Synechococcus sp. KORDI-49 genome, the window AGGCTTGCCGGATGGCCGTCCATGGTCTGAAGCTGCTGAGAACAGCACGGAGCTGCACATCGCTGCTGGAGGCGGTGGCCGACTGCCGGCGCGTGGTGGCGAGCTGCGGACGCCTGGATCACGGCTCGATCCCCCTGCATGCTCCGGAAGAGGCGCTGGGCTGGCTTCTCACCGGCAGGCAGGATCAGAGCGACGATCAACCCGTCGCCGTGGTGTTCGGCCGCGAGGACCGGGGGCTCAGCAACGATGAGCTGCGGCTCTGCCAGCGCGTGCTGACCCTGCACAGCTCCTGCAGTTATCCCTCGCTCAACCTTTCGCATGCTGTCGCCGTGGTGCTGCACGAGCTGGCCCGACTGCAGACCCTGCCAGAGCATGACGGCGATGACGAGCCGGACCCGGCCCCGCCGCGCCAGCTGGATCACTGCCTGGAGGATGCTTCAGACCTCCTGCTGGACGTGGGCTTTCTGCTGCCTCACACCGCCGCGGCACGGATGAACAAGGTTCGCGATCTGCTGCAACGGGCTTCGATCCAGGCCGGGGAAGTGGCTCTGATCCGGGGAATGGTGCGTCAGCTTCGCTGGGCGCTCACCACCCGACGCCCCTAACCTCTGCCGATGATCCGCGAGCAACAGGCGTGACGGGCCGACGTTCATCCCGTTCCAACCCTGGATGGCAGCAGCCGCTTTGGCTGCTGCTTCGTCTGATCCTGTTCGGCGTCGGGCTCGGCGTGCTCAGCGGCACGGCCCTCAAGATGCTGGCTCCGCAGGTGCGTCAGCAGACCCTGCCCGCACTCCCCTGGCTGAGCGACCTGATCGCCCTCACCAGCGACGATCAGCCGGACGACACGAACACAACGGCGACCAGCGAGTCCGCTCCCTCCCAGGAGCAGCCGATCACGCCAGCTCTGCTGCCGGGACAGTTTCTTCCGACCCAGGAGATCACCGCCCTGAGTCAGCGATGGACACAGTTGGCCGCAGCCCAGGACGACCTCGAAGCCAGTGCCTTTCTGCTGGTTCTCGATGACGGTCGCTACGCCCAGATGCAGGCGGACCGTGCGATGCCGGCCGCGAGTTCCATCAAGACGCCGATCCTGCTGGTCAGCCTGGAGCAGATCGACCGTGGGGATCTGCGCTGGAACGAACCTTTGACGCTCACCAAGCCGGTGGTGGGAGGCGGTGCCGGCTGGATGGCTTCCAAGCCTCTGGGAACGCGGTTCCCGACCTACGAGGTGGCGACCGAGATGATCCGCATCAGCGACAACACCGCCACCAATCTGCTGATTCAGAGAGCCGGCGGCAAGGAACGTCTCAACAGCCGCTTCCAGGCCCTGGGGCTGACCGCCACCAAGGTGA encodes:
- a CDS encoding RNA methyltransferase, which produces MKRPQTVVVLVEPAGPINVGSVARLCANFEVRELRLVSPVCDPMDPEACRMAVHGLKLLRTARSCTSLLEAVADCRRVVASCGRLDHGSIPLHAPEEALGWLLTGRQDQSDDQPVAVVFGREDRGLSNDELRLCQRVLTLHSSCSYPSLNLSHAVAVVLHELARLQTLPEHDGDDEPDPAPPRQLDHCLEDASDLLLDVGFLLPHTAAARMNKVRDLLQRASIQAGEVALIRGMVRQLRWALTTRRP
- a CDS encoding serine hydrolase, coding for MTGRRSSRSNPGWQQPLWLLLRLILFGVGLGVLSGTALKMLAPQVRQQTLPALPWLSDLIALTSDDQPDDTNTTATSESAPSQEQPITPALLPGQFLPTQEITALSQRWTQLAAAQDDLEASAFLLVLDDGRYAQMQADRAMPAASSIKTPILLVSLEQIDRGDLRWNEPLTLTKPVVGGGAGWMASKPLGTRFPTYEVATEMIRISDNTATNLLIQRAGGKERLNSRFQALGLTATKVNNWLPDLDGTNTTSARDLSRAIALVDTGGTLSLRTRDLFRDVMGTSVTNTLLPKGLMQGLGGEQGRPDPALSRKGYRVYNKTGDIGIAYADAGLIELPDGRRAVAGFLVKGPFNDPRSTNLIRAMAAAMAPHLKPAPSPPRAVSAQPSP